gtgtgtgtgtgtgtgagagagagagagagagtaagtgagagtgagagagtgtgcacaccagcatgcatgggctttaatgcataacataaaaacaacttacttagtacattctgatgacgtccgagggcttcttgaatatgtagtgaggccgacccagcagagtagaagtcctgtcctttcatttcaGTCCTACAGcacaaaaagaataaataattatgaataatagttattgggatttcactgtgaaaatatttagtacaattggcatccatgtttacaattagtttagtttattgatttatttcaTCAGgaaccatgtgcaaagtacattagttacatagtaaaaataaagatgacctgcaccacattatagctaaaagctaatttccatctgcattccctgggcaggtaagaaaacatataacacacacacacacacacacacacacacacacacacactaaaatatgtcatatgcaaaaactaccatatgctcagtgtcaaaacaggtatgtgcaaaactattagtggtgaccagactgggtacatgaaagccatttcttcactccaagtgagaatgaataaaagtttgtaatgccttttatgtgggtgggaagggcattccattatttagttgctctgcaaaaacagattgtgcaaatttatgctgttacccggcttgggaggctactatttcctctggtggtagatctagttgttctgctaatttgttcagagcaaggatggataaaagttttcagaggtggtggagcagaattgtgaatcattttgtgcacaagttgcacagcagaatatagaattaggttgtcaaaactgagcaagtaatacttgtccagtatggcacaacacaatggtgaaattgagacgtctgtccaaaacttttaagatttcatggtagtcttgttagcctgagaccagcttgacatacaTTAGTGTAAATGAGACATTATCATGCCACTTACATATGTCTCAGCAGGATCAACAGTTAAAGAAGTTAAATTGTGagctcatacactcacatgacagtccaaaaaggtgttcagtggcggcttcttctctcacttgcagctttatacacatcgagcgatgttgatgccaggtcgatcaaggaatgactgtgcctactgtttgcaattctacccaaagcaaaaagaaaaagaaacacaaaaaggttgaaagtttgtcatagaaatacatagaacatacaataaacctattcaagtagacagtaggtattctatgcacatgcaggccaccaaacaacagcatcaggcaagctcttattgagtgcagtacaacaagtgtgtgtgtgtgagtgagagagggggggggggggtgggggggggcgggggcgtgccagcatgcatgggctttaatgcataacataaaaacaacttacttcatacattctggtggtgtccaagggcttcttgaataaatagtgagaccaacgccgcagagcagaattcctgtcctttcatttgtgtcctgtagcagaaaaaaaagaataaataattatgaataatagttattgggatttcactgtgaaaatacataggcctagtaCAATTGGCATTCATGTTTACAACTCTCGGCTCATACCTTCAAATGACAGTCCGAAAAGCTTTTCACTGGCGGCTTCTTCCCTCACTTGATGCAGAGGCAGcttgcttcatacacatcgagtaggcctaatgctggtgtcaggtcgatcaaggaatggctgaacctaccgtacaattctacccaacccaaagcaaagaggaaaagaaagacaaaaaaagtttcaacgttttgcatacaacatgcatgcatgagctttaattcacagtattttgatgaagcctaatccatgttatagcctatatcacaattccgttattaaactaacaatacgaccatttaggatttgtgtataggctacaacaatcaaactgcgtgatgtcaaatgaattcagctcaaggtgagctaatagcacaacacagaatgtttgctgtcggcggcaccacatggatacggtgattattaagccatcagaaattaattgaaaataatcgaacacATCATGTACATCACACTCGCACCTATACCTAGCTTTTTTTGGCGAATGTTATACAAATCACAGCGGTCCTAGTTACAGAACTACCGGTAGTAGTGCTAGTCGACTAGAAACTACCTTTGTTTCTGTCCCGTGTTGATAGGGTATGTTTGGGATGTTAGCTTCATAAAAGATTATCACCATTACTGCTAATGCCGCTAAAATTGACTCAAATAGCCCGATCGTGACACATTTTGAGTGGGTTCATCAAAAGCTTATGATGCCACAGCCCGCCagccacaaagacagcagcaagttagCGCGATGCTGCGGTGTTATGATTCAGTGCTCGGCCAAGCCATTTCACGACACAACAGAGGAATTAACTCACTGGACCAAAACGCTGAAATAGTAGTGGCGACGGCGTGTGAGTGTATTTTACTTCTACCATAGTATTAAGTTAAATAATTACTTACCATCATTGAATGATCAAGTCACGACAGTGCAGTGTTGGACGAGACGCGACACAGGCGGATAGTTGAGTTCAGCTGAGGTAAACTGaagaacggtctctctctctgagggttccaaagtgacagttggggaacaaattcagttttcgcgcgtccggattgctttatgtggcccgcacccgccacgcgccttcaaatcggactgaattattttattatggcgcgtccggattgcttatCTGGCCCGCCTCCGCCAGGAGCCTTcaaaactgactgtcaaactactgGTCCGGATCGGAGCTGCCGCTGATCGGCAAAATGACTGTGACTGCTATGCGGATCTGCTGACTTGAAAACGGACCCGGCCCAAATCTAATTGCTGTCTGGGTTGGATATCGGGGCTATACACATTTTTGCacgtgtagagagaagagttcatccaggcactccaaaataaggtgtccaaacgggaagttacattaaaaagcctttaatggtactgggctggggttacattaaaaagccgacatgtttcgacctcaccaggtcttcatcagggctaggttcgaacctaataataataataataataatctgtagCTACTTTTGGTGGGATTGACTATAGAGCCTGAATTATGCTATTCTCTGACCTATCCAGGCGATACATAAAACTGGACATCAGCTGTCTTAAGAGTGCCTCAAAGGTTGGCACTCTATTGGACACAAACAGCTGACTAGCACTGTGCCACCTAGGGACCCTAAGCAACAGCCTCATTGCATCATTGTATGCTACCTTGAGTCTATGCATACTTGTTTGCTTAAAGCAAGACCATAATTGAGCAGTGTACAATGGAGTAATGTAGGTTGTAAACAGGGAACACTTCACAGAATCAGAGCACATAGAAAACTTACGTAAAAGCATGTTTGCTTGAGCATACATTTTACAGCGCTGTCTATAAATATCTTTGTCATCTGTCCAGTTATCAGATATGACATGTCCAAGATACTTTATTTCTTCACATACAGCAAGTGGACTATCTGATAGAAGGTAGGGAAAGTTGATTTCCTATCACCAGCACTTCTAACAATCATGATATTGCTCTTCttagcattatactgtatgtcataatCAGAGCCATACTGAGAGCACACCTTCAGCATCTGCTGCATCCCAGCACTATAAGGACATAGCAgaaccagatcatctgcatacataagaTGATTAACAACAGTGTTACCAACAAGGCAGCCAGTTTGTACTCTATTTAACTTATCTGACAGTTCATCCATATAGACATTAAATAAAATAGGAGATAAAATCCCTCCTTGTCGCACTCCATTACTAACAGAAAAGGGAGCAGACACCACATTGTCCCATTTAACATGAAATAATTGATGGGCATACCAAAAGGCTAATATTCTCACAAGGACTTTAGGGACACCTCGATCAATCAATTTCACAAACAGTTTTTCATGGTTAATTCGATCAAAAGCTTTGGATGCATCAATAAAGCATAAAAAAAAAGTTCTGACTAGTATATTTAGATACAATCTCTTTAAGAGCAAATATACATAAGTCAGTTCCATGTTTTCTTTTGAACCCAAACTGATTATCATAAGTAAGAATATACATTTCTAACTTACCTAACAGTATTCTCTCTAGTACTTTGGACAATATACTTGCTAATGCAATGGGACGATAATTGCTGATACTATTGAGTTTACCAGTCTTATCTTTAAGCACAGGCACTAACATTACAGCCATAATAGCTTTAGGCAAGACACCATGCACCAGACAGCCAGTAAGACACATTGACAAGAGAGGACAGAGCTTGTAGCTGGCATGCTTTAGATGTTCTGCAGTAATTCCATCCATACTACAGGCTATGTTGTTATCCAGCCTGTTGATGGCTTCACTGACATCTGCTGCCTTAACTACCATGTCAGCAGGGAGACCAGAGTGTTCAAGACTAATGCTAACAGGGTTACTATTAACACAGTTAAAGATATTGCAATAGTGCTCACGCCAGATTTCAACTATTTTTCCTGGACTACTGACTCCTTCAATGTCAGCAGGTAGGGGAGTTTTACTGTTATtcgtcacttttacctctttccAGAAGTCAGGTTGTTAACCTGCAACTTTCTAGCTAGCGAATCAGCTCTCATTGTGTTTTCATTCTTCTTAATAAAACGAAGGGCGTATTTAAATCTAGCATTAGTGCGCTTTTTCAATTCCAGTAAGACCCTCTGCCTGGGCCTGCCAGCGTCTAGCCAGAGTCTGAAGGCCTGTCTTGCCTCGCCATATTGCTCAGCCACAAACTCATTCCACCTGGGTCTAATATATTTGTATTAGGCTTTGTGTATTTTTGTAGTTATCTATGTAAGCTGTTAGACACGtttatttccctcgggattaataaaagtactctactctactctgacagATTTTTAATGCCTTtggccattcagtgggtaaaatctGCTACTTTTGACCTTGGAAAAAGTATGTACCACTAAATTGACGAGGGTTTTTTGATGCAGAGTAATGCCCTCATAtaacttgcagtgtgtgtgtgtgtgtgtgtgtgtgtgtgtgtgtgcgtgcgtgcgtgcgtgcgtgcgtgcgtgcgtgcgtgcgtgcgtgcgtgcgtgcgtgcgtgcgtgcgtgtgtgtgtgtgtgtgtgtgtgtgtgtgtatgtgcgcgtgtgtgcatgcgtgcgtgcataccttAGCCTGGCCAAATGATGCActgctgtctggtgtgtgtgtgtgtgtgtgcatgtgtgtgcgtgtgtcccacCCACCCACAAGCAGAGCTGATGATGTGTCAACATAATTCATGTCTCAGCACCGTCAGATATGTGAAGTGTCAAGAAAACAGGAAACCTCAATGAAATACTCCACACTTTTGGCAGGTAGGTACCATAGGTTTTTTTCTCCAAGTCTAACCAAAcacagcaatctctctctctctctctctctctctctctctctcagcaccttTCCTCTGCCAGAGGCCTCTGTCAACCACAAACGGAACGCAATGCTTTAGTCTAATCTACTTTATCAAAAGATATCATAGACAATCAGAGCTCATAATGGCGGGATCGGCCAACACAAGGACGTTTTTCCTGCTGGTGTCCATTGCTGGTTCACACTGCTACAAAGAGTTTCGACAACAAGGCAAGGCTCTTAAACTTTCTCCTGAATGGGGAGTTGAGGTGAACTACTCTGTGTTGTACAGGGTTCATGAAGATGGAGAGCTACTCCTGGTCAACTGTTCACAGCCACACAGCCCACAACCCGATGGCTACAACATCACATGTGACCGTGGGGTCCATGTCATGCATCACACAAAACCGGCACCATAACCCAGACGGGGCACTATAGGCTCGAGGGGTGGACATCAGGGAACATCACTCACCATTTAGACTACCAACTTATTGTCTGTGCACAGAAAATGCCTTCATTCCGTCTCAAAAAACCTACTCCTGTGTCTAGTGAGAAAGTGTTTGATGTGAGCAGTGTGGAGCTTTGTGGGTTGAACACGACTCTGGACAATGGTACTACTCTCAGGGTATACAGGTACGGTATTCTCTTGATGTTAAATGCAGTTATATATCTTCCATCCTGCCAAATAAGTGCATATGTTGCTCTCAGCAGAAATGCTAAGATGAACAATTTCCACTTTGTTCTGCCTTGAGACTTATGGATCACTTATAAAGTAGTAATTTTACCGTAATTTCTGTTTTATCTCTAGGTAACAAACATTTTCAACCACATAAAACTTGATCATGAACTTGCAACTCATGAACAAATGAAGTTATTCCAGCCTATTCCTATTTAACCTCTTCAGTATTTTAGAATTTTAAAGTTAAATGAAGTTTAAATTTAAGTTAAATGAATTATTCCAAAAAAAACTATATAATTTAATTTGGTGCTGGCTAATGTATCGATTTTGCTGAGTTTTCTCTGCAACATAATCtttatttctgtcagaaccattttagtcaagaaaaagaagagaacattctaaatgaaatttctttattGTAAACTATGAATTTAATTTGGCAGTATGGCTCTGTTCACTTTGATCTGTGACATATAGCAATCCAAATACACAGTTCTCAGAGGCCTTTCTctagtgttgggcaatttacacCTGTGTAACATATTGAAATATAAATCTACAGGGATGGCGGCAGTTCTCTGGTGTTGGACACCAGTTCCTCTCTGGAGCCGCTGGTGGAGGATCTGAAGGGCAGACTGCAGCTGGACCTCAACAGCTCTCACGTCACCCTGCATGGCATGAGTAGCAGAGAGCAGTTCACCTGCACGATTTGGAAAGAGGACCAATGCCTGTCTTATAGAAATGCACTAGGGAATTATGTAAGACGTCTCTTCTCCCACAAGGGAAAGAATGTGACCCTTCCCTGCATTTCAAATGGCACGATGACCATCAATAGAAAAGTGTTTTGGACAAGAAAGGCTGTAATTAATGGAGCCGGCCCAAAGGGCCCAGAGGTGCCTATGGTCGTCATATATAATACGAGCagcccacaggaagtgatgtatatGCTGAATGGCAGCCAGTCTGGGAACTACTCCCTCATCATCCCTGATGTGTTCAAACAGCACTCTGGGAAATATGAATGTAAGAATGGGACTGACAATAACAGACTCACCATCATATATATCTCTGTGTGTCCTCAGCGTGTCCCCTTGAATGTGATGTTTTCTCATGGAGAACGTGTCTCTATGCCCTTAACTGTCAATGACACTGATGGTACAGAGTCACACATCTACTGGTACCGTAAGAAAGACCTGCAGTCAGAGGAAGACATGCTTTACTCTAGCATTGACGTTGTGCAGATGGCGGGACAGTTGAGAGGTCGAGCAATTGTGAACAGACACAATTACACTCTGACAATCTCCAATctcacagcagaggacagcgCAGTGTTCACATGGAGAAGTTTTCCTGTTGATATGTGGGATTGTTGTATGGAGGGCAGCATCCGCCTTGTGTACAGGGATCCGTTTGGAGTGAGCTCTCCCTTCTATTGGGCATACAGTCTGCTGCTGGgtgctgtgctgctggggctggtagCTGGTGTGGTCTGGGTGAATATGAGGAGCAGCAGAGAGCCGACCTCTGGACCTCAGAGCAGACAGGGGCAGCAGAGTGGAGATGAAGACCTCTAGGTTAACATGGAGGAGGCCAAAGACAGTGTCTGAAGTGAACTCAACATtctttctcctgtgtgtgtctgcgtgcgtgtgtgtgtgtgtgtgcacttgccatCTATGTGTCCTCTATGTTCATGTTGTTTTTCATCTCTCATTATTCATTCTTTGgagcccatttttttttttagaactttTAAAGCATTTATCTGTATGGTTTAAATTGAAATTATGTGATATATTTTGAATAGGACCCCAGGAAGTAGTTAACTGCTATGGCACAAGCTAATAGGGATCCTtgaataaaatcaaataaaataatcaatttATGTCTGCTTGTTTAGCTATGTAAATAGGACCATATTTTAACTTTTTGAATGTGGTTGTAAAGGTTTGTTTCCTGTTTACTCTGCCTTCTGAAGGGCATATGCCTAGCCTATACCACTTTTAGAACATTTTGAATGCTTTGCTTTTGTTAAGACCAGAAAAACTGCTTATGTttttgcataactgtaaacaaAGACAGTGGCACTGTCTTCCATTGATGTAAAGgtacactctgcaggaaatggtaaaaaaaggtactgcaactatgctgctcattgaaactgggttgcctaattttttgccaaatctgatcttttcatgaaagtttattaaccctctgaggtccgagtgcccttcagagggcaatgtgtctccaaaaacaaatctgaagCTCTgcgagtttttgtcattgaaacaccaAGTCACAcgattagaaacctcagaccttccaggtcccaaatatatatatatgaaatgaaaatacttgaaaatgttagagtggtgcaagcagcctaaaagcctctgaaaagccttagacctcagagggttaagtaataaactaatatttttagtatggcccaagttaAGTAGTCCTTTTAGCAGCTAAAAGtagttatttctggaaattcaaaatggcggaccatggagaagaccccccttttcatgcatgaaaaattATTCCCCcccccagtcataattaatacatagaatttgaagatggtggtgagtattcatgaaagaggtaacattagtgaatgggtagcatgaattctggaaataaacaactaaaaaccttACATAGGGTACCTTTAACACCATCATCGCAAGTTAACACACCACTGTGGATTAAACATGCAGGCCTGTCCAAAAAGCCACTTTCAAATTGCTAAAACCTATTTGCAAGAATCAATTTCACCCCTGGGTATTATTTAAAACAGAAAGGGATTTAAAAAAACATCTACATTTCAGATTACCATTTTATTATAAAATAATTGCAAGTGAAATGTGCAAACAATCAAGACTGAAAGGCCTtcagaataaaaaaaatcttgtgaTTTAAAATATGGTCTGCTGCCAACAACTCAGTAAGTGTAAGTCTAACAGTAAGTCTGGGGACAACTAATGATAATAGGCTTGGAAAGGTCCCAACAAGATAAGCCAGTAGCAAGCCAGCCAATATAGCCTGAACCACTGCAAATGATGCAGACAGACAatatattagcaggtttaccaatTTTGTGTGGGTTAATTTAGCCGGGTTTATCTGTAGATTAACTTAACCatattcttggaataccccctaaACTACATCGGACCCAGAGTTTCATGGTGGTAGCATCAGCCATCACAGTGGAACCCCACGAAAAGTTAATGCAACGTCCAATAGCTGTGTGCCCATTTCTGCCTGTTCTCCACCCGGCAGAAACTCAGCAGAAAGTTCCCTGAATGTGCTGCACACTCTACGGCTGTGAATGTCCTTTCTGTGGATGGCATGCTTCCACCTGTGTCTTGCTTCGCCGTAGAGCACCACCAAAGACCTACGACAGAGATGGACGTTAACCCTGACTTCCCCTTGATCAAACTGTCCGCATCCTTCATCCAGGCTCATTGTGAGAATAGTGTCCGAGAGCAAGTTGATGGTCACTAGCCGCTCTCCCCATAGCCAGCTGTCATCAAGATGAGGATCTATGGCAGACCCTCTCTGGGGATTGTAATCCAAATTGCACTGTTCTACTGGCTTAAATCCACTGAGTTGCGGTTCTTCATTCATCCTGGAGACCAGCTTTTCACTTATCGAGGGGAGGCCGCAAAAGCCTCCAATGCGCACACGCCTCTTCTTGAAGTTCACTTTGGGACCAAAATCCTAGGGAATCAATTGATGGGACAGCAGTGTGACATATCAGTATAAAACGACATTTGGTCTCATTCACATCACATACAATATTTGAAAAAACAGTAAAATTCATAGCATACTCTATTGCAGCAAGTTGTGGATACCTTGCTCAGGTGCGGTGGTAAAACTCTATATGCAACCACTAAAACCACCAGCTCCATGTATGtatcaataattaaaaaaaaaacacgaatttGACTGCTGACAATTACATAGTAAAAACACCAAACCTGTTTCCTTCGTCCTGACTGTGACTCTCTCCAAACGTGTTCATCCATTTTAGTCACCAgttcattctcctcttcctcagtaACAAAGTTTTCCCATAACAACACTCCAGGGAAAGGAAAAGATTCTTCAACCCCATCAACATATCTGACCGCTCTTCTTGATGACAGGTTGTATTCAAAATCTTGTGACAGCTGC
This window of the Engraulis encrasicolus isolate BLACKSEA-1 chromosome 7, IST_EnEncr_1.0, whole genome shotgun sequence genome carries:
- the alkbh4 gene encoding alpha-ketoglutarate-dependent dioxygenase alkB homolog 4, which translates into the protein MASQGEIQSSLVCGCKGIRSCLICEKLNTEINFTGKETPKLSQDFEYNLSSRRAVRYVDGVEESFPFPGVLLWENFVTEEEENELVTKMDEHVWRESQSGRRKQDFGPKVNFKKRRVRIGGFCGLPSISEKLVSRMNEEPQLSGFKPVEQCNLDYNPQRGSAIDPHLDDSWLWGERLVTINLLSDTILTMSLDEGCGQFDQGEVRVNVHLCRRSLVVLYGEARHRWKHAIHRKDIHSRRVCSTFRELSAEFLPGGEQAEMGTQLLDVALTFRGVPL